CTGCCGAATCGATTCCTGGCAGAACGACTTTCCGAGTGCGGTTACCAATGATCGACGGACCGGCGGACGCAGGCTAGCCCTTGGTCGTATTCGCGCGCTTGCCGGAAGCCGGCCGCTTGCCTGGTTGGCGTTCTTATTCCGACGAGCCCGCTTCGTCTCCGCTCGTTTCGACATCGAGTGCGGCTTTTCCTCGATCATTTGCAGCGCCGACCCGACGAGTTGAGTTTTTGCAGTCAGCCACGAGCGCGCGGGTTCTCGACCAGAGCGGCGCGCCGCTTTGGTACGGGTCGTCGTGACGATCGGAGCGGGATTGCGTCGTATCGCCAGGCTTACGACACCGAGATCCGCCGGGTCATCTGCTCAACGAATTCCATTGAGTCACTCACCGCCCGCTACCGACGAGCGATTAAGCCCGCGGGCATTTCCCCTCCGAGCAGGCCCCGATGCAATGCCTGTATCTGGTCACCCGGTCCCTGGACCCGACCGGACGAGGTAAGCCACGATGGGCAATGAGGTGGAAGCCTGCCCTGAATGCGTTCGCGATCACCTTCAACGGCCGGATCACCCCGACCGGCAACTAACCAATGCCAAGGTCGGATCCACCGTTAATCAGACAGCCCCCTTGCATAGCCGGGGTGACAAAACGGAGCAATGAAATGCAAAAGAGTTGGCGGGTAAGAAGATTCGCCACCACTATTGGTGACGATTGATGCAGCGATACCGGTCGGATGCTACCGCAGGGGCTAGTGGCAGGGTCGAGTGTGACTTCGGTCCCTACTTTTTGCTGATCTGAAGTGATCGGATCGGACGAGTAAGAGCAGAGTCGGCGGCGATCACGAAAAGGCTGGGCCGTGGGGCTTCTAGTCATCATGTGAAGGATCAGGTATGTCGAGCCATGCGTGTGAATCTTTGGTGCAGCGCCGAATCGTGCAGTTGTATGGCGCCGACGAGCAGTTCGCTGCTGCCCGTCGCGATGACGCCATCACCGAGGCGATTGATACGCCTGGGTTGCGGCTGCCGCAGCTCGTGCAGACCGTGATGGAGGGCTACGCCGACCGGCCGGCGTTGGGGCAACGTGCCGTTGAGTTCGTGCGTGATGCGCAGACCGGGCGCACCTCGGCGCAATTGCTGCCTAAATTCCAGACCATCACTTACGCCCAGTTGTGGGACCGCGCCATCCTGGTTGCTAGCGCCTTGGCGGGCGACCCCGTGTGCCCTGGTGATCGGGTGTGCGTCCTGGGTTTTGCCAGTGCCGACTTCATCACCGTCGATCTGGCGTTGATCCGCCTGGGTGCGGTAGCGGTTCCGTTACAGGCCGGCGCTCCGGTGGCCCAGCTTCGACCGATTGTCGCCGAAACCGAGCCGGCGGTGATCGCCTCGAGTGTGGAAAACTTAACGGAGGCCGTCGAATTGGTGTTGACGGGACACGCGCCGACGAGGCTGGTGGTATTTGACTACCAGCCGCAGGTCGACGACCAGCGCGAGGCGTTTGACACCGCGAAGGGGGCCTTGGCGCGGGCAGGCACGGCGGTGAACGTGGAGACAATGGCCGACGTGCTTGAACGCGGGCGGTTGCTGCCAGTCGCGCCGGCGTTCATCTCCGCTCAGGACGACCCCTTGATGCTGCTCGTCTACACTTCCGGCAGCACCGGCGCCCCGAAGGGAGCCATGCATCCCGAACGTTTGGTGGCCAACTCGTGGCGCAGGTCAACGAGGGCCAGGTGGGGCCAGCACAGCGCCGGCCCGTCGATCATCCTGAGCTTCGCGCCGATGAGCCATGCGATGGGCCGCGGTAGCGTGTATGGAGCGTTGGGCAACGGTGGCACGGTCTATTTCGTGGCCCGCGCTGACCTGTCAACCTTCCTGGACGACTTGGCGTTGGTGCGGCCCACCGAGTTGAACTTCGTGCCGCGGATCTGGGAGATGCTGTTTCAGGAGTTTCGCAGCCGACTGGACGGACGGGCCTCAGAGAATATCGACCGGGCGGCGCTGGAAGCGCAGGTTATGGCCGAGCTGCGCCAGAATGTGCTTGGTGGGCGGTTCATTTCGGCGACGACGGGCGCCGCGCCGATGTCGGATGAGATGAAGGCCTGGGTGGAGTCCCTTGTCGGGATGCATTTAGTCGACGGCTACGGCTCGACCGAGGCTGGCTCGCTGTTCGTCGATGGCCAGGTGCAGCGGCCGCCGGTGATCGACTACAAACTCGCCGACGTCCCCGAGCTGGGCTACTTTCACACCGACCGGCCGCATCCGAGGGGGGAGCTACTGGTCAAGTCCGCCGATATTTTTGCCGGGTACTACAAACGCCCCGAGGTCACCGCCGAGGTGTTCGACCCCGATGGCTACTACCGCACCGGAGACATTGTGGCCGAGCTCGGCCCGGATCGGCTCGCCTATCTGGACCGGCGCAATTTCGTGCTCAAGCTCTCCCAAGGTGAATTCGTCACTGTCTCCAAATTGGAGACGGTATTCGTTCAAAGCCCGCTGATCCAACAGATCTACATCTACGGCAATAGCCAACGCTCCTACCTGTTGGCGGTCGTCGTGCCCACCGAAGACGCGTTGTCGCGCAGCCTCGGCGGTGAGGCGATGAAGACGCTGATCGGCCAATCGCTGCGAAACGTCGCCAAAGCCGCGGGTCTACAGTCCTATGAGATCCCGCGCGACTTCATCGTCGAAACGAAGCCGTTCACTCCCGAGAACGGCCTACTCACCGACGTCGGCAAGCTGGCCCGCCCAAAACTCAAGGCGCACTACGGCCAACGTCTTGAGCAGCTCTACACGGGGCTGGCCGAAAACCAGGCCAACCAGCTACGCATGCTGCGCCAGACCGGTGCCCAACGCCCAGTGCTGGAGACGATCGGCCGGGCCGCCGGTGCGATCTTGGGTGCACCCACTACCGATCTGAGGCCCGAGGCGCATTTCACGGCCCTGGGCGGAGACTCGCTGTCGGCGTTGACGTTTGCCAACCTGCTGCGCGACATCTTCGACATCGACGTGCCCGTCGGGGTCATCATTAGTCCGGCGACCGACCTGCAGGGCCTCACCGACTACATCGAAACCGCCCGAAGGGCGACGACCAAACGGCCAACATTCGAATCGGTGCACGGCGGCCCTCACAATGGCGAAGTCATCGAGGTATCCGCCAGCGACCTGACACTAGAGAAGCTCATCGACGAGAAGACCCTGGCCGCGGCGTCCACGCTACCCCGCCCCAGCGCTGACGCACGCACGGTGTTGTTGACCGGCGCGACCGGCTTCCTGGGCCGATTTTTGGCCCTGGAATGGCTCGACCGACTGGGCCGCGCGAACGGCAGACTGATCTGCCTGGTACGAGCCAAATCCAACGAGGACGCGCGGCGAAGGCTCGACAACACCTTCGACAGCGGAGATCCGCAGCTCCTGGCCCACTACCAGCAGCTGGCCAGCACTCATCTCGAAGTCCTGATCGGCGATAAGGACAAGGCCAACCTCGGGCTCGATCAACGCACCTGGCAACGCCTAGCCGACACCGTCGACCTGATCGTTGACCCCGCAGCCCTGGTCAACCACGTCCTTCCCTACCGCCAGCTCTTCAGCCCCAACGTAGCCGGCACCGCCGAGCTGATCCGCATCGCCCTCACTACCAAGCTCAAGCCCTACAACTACGTCTCGACCATCGGGGTGGGCACCCAGATCGACCCGGCGGCATTCATCGAGGACGCCGACATCCGCCGGATCAGCCCAACCCGCAAACTCGATGACAGCTACGCCAACGGCTACTCCACCAGCAAATGGGCCAGCGAAGTGCTACTGCGCGAGGCCAACGACTTGTGCGGGCTGCCCGTGGCGGTCTTCCGCTGCAGCATGATCCTGGCCGACACGCGCTACACCGGTCAGCTCAACGTCCCCGACATGTTTACCCGGTTAATGCTCAGCCTAGTCGCCACGGGCATCGCGCCCGCCTCGTTCTACCAACTCGGCGCCGACGGCAAGCCCCAGCGCGCCCACTACGACGGCCTGCCCGTCGATTTCATCGCCGAATCGATCGCGACCCTCGGCGCACGAGTAATCGACCGCAACTACGAAACCTTCCACACGATGAACCCCCACGACGATGGGATCGGCCTCGACCAGTACGTCGACTGGATAGTCGACGCCGGCTACCCGATCCAGCGGATCCCCGACTATCAAACCTGGCTGCAACGCTTCGAGACCGCACTGCGTGCCCTGCCGGATCGTCAACGTCAGCATTCGCTTCTGCCGCTGCTACACAACTACCGGCGCCCCGAACAGCCGTTGTGCGGATCTCTAGCACCCACCGAACGATTCCGCGCCGCCGTACGCGACGCGAAAATCGGCCCCGACAAAGACATCCCGCACATCACAGCAGCGATCATCATCAAATACATCACCAACCTGCACCGACTTGGACTGCTATGAATAGATTTCGGACGGTCCGACCGAAGACCTCACTCGACTTGAGCCGCCGTCAACCCCGCTGTCGGGACTATCTCGCTAACGGTGTTTCCGGCGGTTTCCATCAGTAGGTTTCGGCTGCCGGGAATCGGTCGGCGAAGGTGATCGCGAACGCGTTTAGGGCAGGCTTCCACCTCATTGCCCATCGTGGCTTACCTCGTCCGGTCGGGTCCAGGGACCGGGTGACCAGATACAGGCATTGCATCGGGGCCTGTTCAGTCGGGAAGTGCCCGCGGGCGCGGCGGTAGCGGGCATTGATCGACTCCACGGCATTGTGCTGCAGATGACGCGCCGTATCTCGACGTCGTAGGAACAAATGTTCAGCAGAATCGCTGCCGTGCTGCGCGCCCGCCGAATCTGGAAAAGCCCTTCAGCCGCGCGCGATCCTCCCGAGACGGTCGTACGCCTCCCACCAGACGGCCTCACGTTCGACCAACGAAATCGCACCATTGCTAAGAGCACGGTCGGCTTGGGTCAGCATGCTGACTACGAGCGTCCATTCGGCGTATTTGCGTCGCTCGCCGGCGTCGGCGCTGCCGGGCAAGAGGATGGCCGACAAGGATCTGACGTGCACGCGGGGTGGCCCGGCCCGCAGGAAGAGCAGCGCCCCAATCGAGATGTAGGTGAGCACGGCATACCTCAGCACCGTATCGGGAGGGGCCGCGGCGCCGCCAAGGAGCAGGATCGCCAGCAATCCCAGCGCGGCGCCGGTTGCCGGCCATCCCCGCCACATCCGCGCCAGCCGCCGATCGGCGGTCGTGGTTCCCGGGGGATAAACGATCAACCGGTAGTGCCGAACATCGTATCTGCCAACCGTGGCATCGAAGGATCCCCACTGATAGGCGCCGTCGAGCAGCCGCGACCACCACCGGGGGAGCGCCGGTAGGGTCTTGGTGGGCTGTCGGACAACCGGTTCACGGTGTCGCGGCACAATTATTCGCACAAATCTGGGTCTACGCCCGATTCACGACGCACGGAACTAATCCAAACAACATCTATACGCTCCACGGCCGACCATTTACGTCACCTTGTCGACACGGCGGCCATGAGCGGGGCGTCCCAGCTGACCCGATCAGCAGAAACAGTCGTGCTAATCAGTGCCGATCAGTCGGATATCCCATGGGGCCACCCGAGGCCCGTCGCCCGGGCTCCAAAACCGGTTAGTTGCAGTTCATTAGACATCAGACGCCGGTCCGCGTCGCCACCCAGGCCCACGCGGTGATCCCGCCTGCCACCGCCGCCGAGCGGGTAGCCAACTATCTGGCCGCCGCCCAGGCGACCGGACCGCACCGCATCCTGACACAGGACGTGGCCTTCGAGACCAACTCGTCGAGATCACCATTCTGGTGCCGTCGCCGGCCGACAACGACACCTTCACCGCGCTAACGTGCATCGACTGGCTCGGCGACTGCCTTCGCAAAATGGCGCCCGGTCTGGACGCCCACCCAGTCCATCGCGACCATCGCGGCATAACCGGCGTCAGCTCCGACCAAGTCAGCCATGACCGGCTGGTTCAGCGAGCTTGCGAAAAGGTTCGCCAAGCCAGCAGTGGTGTGCCGGCGATGATGATCCGTCAGCCCGAAGCCTCGACGACCAGCATGGAACAGACGACGGATCCCCAACGCGGGCGGGTTCCGATCCATCAAGCGGCCATGAACCACCGGGCGAATGTTGAATCGGTTCCCGAGCACTCGGATCGCGCCGACGTCGATCGTCGGCACACCGCGTTGCGTGCCCTCTACGAACGACTCAACCGGCCGGCCGCGGGACCGGCGACTAAGGCGTAAAGGAAGCGTAAATGCACACGTCGCCGCCGTTAGGAAACTGTCAACCAATGGCCCTATCCGACAAACCGTGTCTAGTTTCAAGCTGACCTTGCCTCCGAGTACGGCACTGTGGCCTGACTCGACGAGGCCTTTTCGTATACCGCCACTTGCACGGAACGGAGACAAGATGGGCGTGTTGGTGTACATCGTGCTCACGATCGCGGTGTTCGCCGTGCTCGGGCTGGCTCAGAAGTTGGTCGAGCGGCTGTGAGCTACGAAAACATTGTCGGCTTGGCGCTTTCCATCGTTCTCGCGCTGTACCTGGCGGGCGCCCTGCTGTTCCCGGAGAGGTTCTAGTGAGCACAACCACAGCGGGGATCGTCTTCCTCGCCGCTCTCGTCTTGGCGCTGGCCGCGGTCCATGTGCCCCTCGGCGATTACATGTACCGCGTCTACACGTCGGAGAAGGACTCCTATGTCGAGCGGACGATCTACCGACTGATCGGTGTCGATGCGCGCTCCGAGCAGACGTGGGGCGCCTACGCCCGAAGCGTCCTGGCGTTCTCATCGATCAGCATCCTGTTCCTGTTCGGCTTGCAGCTGGTACAGGGCAAGTTGCCGTTGCATCTGCACGATCCGGCTACGCAGATGACGCCCGGGCTGGCGTGGAACACCGCGGTCAGCTTCGTCACCAACACCAACTGGCAGGCGTACTCCGGTGAATCGACGGAGGGCCACCTCGTGCAGATGGCCGGCCTGGCGGTGCAGAACTTCGTTTCGGCGGCCGTCGGCATCGCCGTGGCCATCGCACTGGTGCGCGGGTTTGTCAGGAAGCGCACCGGCGACCTGGGCAACTTCTGGGTCGACCTGGTCCGCGGCACTTTCCGGATCCTGCTGCCGATTGCAGTCATCGGCGCGATCGTTCTGGTCGCCGGTGGCGCCATTCAGAACTTCCATCTGCACGACCAGGTCGTCACGACCCTGGGGGGTTCCCAACAGACGATCACCGGCGGTCCGGTAGCCAGCCAGGAGGTCATCAAGGAGCTCGGCACCAACGGTGGCGGGTTCTACAACGCGAACTCGGCGCATCCGTTCGAGAACCCGACGAGATGGACCAACTGGCTGGAAATCTTCCTGCTTTTGGTGATCAGCTTCTCGCTGCCGCGGACGTTCGGGCGCATGGTCGGCAACACCAAGCAGGGCTACGCAATCGCGTCGGTCATGGCGACGCTTTATGCGATCAGCGTGACGTGCATGCTTTGGTTCCAGCTGCAACACCACGGCACGGTGCCCACGTCGATCGGCTCGGCGATGGAGGGAGTCGAGCAGCGGTTCGGCATCGCGGACTCCGCGGTGTTCGCCGACTCCACGACGCTCACGTCCACCGGGGCCGTCGACTCGTTCCACGACTCGTACACCAGCCTCGGCGGGATGATGGCGTTGTTCAACATGCAACTCGGCGAGGTCGCCCCCGGCGGTACCGGTTCCGGCCTCTACGGCATGCTGATCCTCGCTGTAATAACCGTTTTCGTCGCCGGACTGATGGTCGGGCGCACGCCCGAATACCTCGGCAAGAAGATCAATCCCCGCGAAATCAAGCTTGCCGGCAGTTATTTCCTGGTCACGCCGCTCATCGTGTTGACCGGCACCGCGATAGCGATGGCGCTGCCCGGCGAGCGAGCGGGGATGCTGAACACCGGTCCGCACGGACTGTCGGAGGTGCTGTACGCGTTCACCTCCGCGGCCAACAACAACGGTTCCGCCTTCGCGGGGATCAGCGTGAACACCAACTGGTACAACACCGCCCTCGGGCTGGCCATGGTCTTCGGCCGGTTCCTGCCGATCGTCCTCGCGCTGGCCCTGGCCGGTTCACTCGCCAAGCAAGGGCACACGCCGGAATCTGCGGGCACCCTGCCCACCCATCGGCCGCAGTTCGTGGGCATGGTCGCCGGCGTCACGGTGATTCTTGTTGCCCTGACGTTCCTGCCCATGCTCGCGCTGGGGCCTCTCGCTGAAGGAATCCACTCATGACCGCAACCACCATCGATCCGGCTGAGCAGACGCTGCAGCCGGAAGCCGCTTCCAGCGCCAAACGCGTGCAGGGCGGCTTGCTCGACCCGAAGATGCTGTGGAAGTCGACGCCGGACGCGCTGCGCAAACTCGATCCGCGCACCCTGTGGCGCAACCCGGTCATGTTCATCGTCGAGATCGGCGCCGCCTGGAGCACCGCGTTGGCGATCATCAACGAAACATGGTTCGCGTGGCTGATCGTCGTGTGGTTGTGGCTGACGGTGCTCTTCGCGAACCTCGCGGAGGCGGTGGCCGAAGGGCGCGGCAAAGCCCAGGCGGAAACGCTGCGTAGAGCCAAGACTCAAACCCTGGCTCGGCGGCTCAAGGACTGGAAACCGGGCGGCCCGGTCGTCGAGGACGAGGTAGCGGCGCCGCTGCTGCAACAGGGCGACGTCGTCGTGGTCGAGGCCGGCCAAGTGATCCCGGGCGACGGTGACGTGGTGGAAGGCATTGCCTCCGTGGACGAGTCGGCCATCACCGGGGAGTCGGCGCCGGTGATCCGCGAGTCCGGCGGCGACCGTTCGGCGGTCACCGGTGGCACCACCGTGCTCAGCGACCGGATCGTCGTGAAGATCACGCAGAAGCCTGGAGAAAGCTTCATCGACCGGATGATCGCGTTGGTCGAGGGCGCCAACCGGCAGAAGACCCCCAACGAGATCGCGCTGAACATCCTGCTGGCCGCGTTGACCATCATCTTCGTGTTCGCCGTCGCGACCCTGCAGCCGTTGGCGATCTACTCCAAGCTCAACAACCCCGGCGTCCCGGACACCCAGGCGCTCAACGCAAATGGGGTCACCGGGATCGTCATGGTCTCCCTTCTCGTCTGCCTCATACCCACCACCATCGGGGCGCTCTTGTCGGCCATCGGCATCGCCGGCATGGATCGGCTGGTGCAGCGCAACGTGCTCGCGATGTCGGGGCGCGCGGTGGAGGCCGCCGGCGACGTGAACACGTTGCTGCTCGACAAGACGGGCACCATCACCCTGGGCAACCGGCAGGCTGCCGCCTTCATCCCTCTCGACGGCGTCTCCCCCGAGCAGCTCGCCGACGCCGCTCAGCTGTCAAGCCTCGCCGACGAAACACCGGAAGGGCGATCGGTGGTCGTCTTCGCCAAGCAACATTTCGGGCTGCGCGCCCGCACGCCGGGCGAACTCGCGCATGCCCATTGGGTGGAATTCTCCGCCACGACCCGGATGTCTGGTGTCGACCTCGACGGCCACCTGCTGCGCAAAGGCGCGGCCAGTTCGGTCGCCGAATGGGTACGCGGGCAAGGCAGTGACGTCCCCATGCAATTGGGCGAGATCGTCGACGGCATCTCCGCGGGCGGGGGCACCCCACTCGTCGTGGGCGAGACCCGCGGCGGCAAGGCGGCCGTGCTCGGCGTCATCCACCTCAAGGACGTCGTCAAGCAGGGCATGCGGGAGCGCTTCGACGAGATGCGGAAGATGGGCATCCGGACCGTGATGATCACCGGCGACAACCCCTTGACCGCCAAGGCGATCGCCGACGAGGCCGGAGTCGACGACTTCCTCGCCGAGGCCACACCCGAGGACAAGCTGGCGCTGATCAAGCGCGAGCAGGAGGGCGGCAAGCTGGTCGCGATGACCGGAGACGGGACCAACGACGCCCCGGCCCTGGCCCAGGCCGACGTCGGCGTGGCGATGAACACCGGCACGTCGGCCGCCAAGGAGGCCGGCAACATGGTCGACCTCGACTCCGACCCCACCAAGCTCATCGAGATCGTCGAGATCGGCAAGCAGTTGCTGATCACCCGCGGTGCGCTGACCACGTTTTCGATCGCCAACGACATCGCGAAATACTTCGCGATCATCCCGGCGATGTTCGTCGCGCTGTTCCCCGGGCTGGACATGATCAACATCATGCGGTTGCACAGCCCGCAGTCGGCGATCCTGTCGGCGGTGATTTTCAACGCCATCATCATCGTCCTGTTGATCCCGCTGTCGCTGCGCGGCGTACGCTACACCCCGAGCAGCGCGTCAAAACTGTTGAGCCGCAACCTCTACATCTACGGTCTGGGCGGCATCGTCGCCCCGTTCGTGGGCATCAAGCTCATTGACCTCATCGTCCAATTCGTCCCCGGGATGTCCTGACATGAAGTATTCCAATTTCATTCGCCTGCACTGGGCGGCGTTGCGCGCCCTGCTGGTGCTGACCGTGGTCACCGGGCTTGGCTACCCGCTGGTGATCTGGCTGGTCGCGCAGCTGCCGGGCCTGCATGACAAGGCCGAGGGATCGATGCTGACGGCCAACGGTAAGCCGGTAGGCAGCCGGCTGATCGGCCAGCTGTTCACCGACTCCAGCGGCAACCCGCTGCCGCAGTACTTCCAGAGCCGTCCGTCGGCCGCCGGCACCGGCTATGACCCGCTGTCCTCGAGCGCGAGCAACCTGGGTCCGGAGAACATCGTCGACACCGCCGCCGACCCGGCGCAATTGGCCGCCGGCAAGTCCGCGTCGGACGCGGGCTTCAAGCCGAGCCTGCTGACGCAGGTGTGCACGCGCAGCGCGGCCGTGGGACAACTCGAGGGCGTCAGCGGGTCACGGCCGTTCTGCACCGGTGGCGGCGTGGGCGCGGTGCTGTCGGTGATCGGCACCCGCGACTCCCGCGGCAACGTCGTCGCCCCCACCCGCGTTGTGAGCGTCAACGAGCCGTGCCAGTCGACACAAACGCCGTTCCTGGCGATCTACGAGGGAGTGCGGGTCGAGTGCGCCAAGTACGGCGACGACTACTCGATCGGCCAAATCGTACCGATCCGCGGCGCCGCACCGGCCAACCCGGCCGTGCCCGCCGACGCGGTCACCACCAGCGGCAGCGGCCTGGATCCGAACATCTCACCGGCCTATGCCGACATCCAGGTCGCCCGCGTCGCCAAGGCCCGGCACGTCAGCCCCGATCAGATCCGGGCGGTCGTGGCTCAGTACCGCACCGGCCGCGCGCTGGGATTCTTGGGCGAGCCGACGGTCAACGTGCTGCAGCTCAACCTGCAACTCGACCATCAGTATCCGGTTACCGGCTGACGCGAGGGTGGATGATGGTTGACGTGAGCCCCATCGACCACCATCCCAAGCGCGGCGAGCTGCGCATCTACCTCGGTGCGGCTCCGGGTGTCGGCAAGACGTACGCGATGCTGGGCGAGGCGCACCGACGGCTGGAGCGCGGCACCGACCTGGTGGCGGGCGTCATCGAAACCCACGGGCGGACGAAAACCGCTGAGCTGCTTGAGGGTATCGAGATCATCCCGCCGCGTTTCATCGATTATCGGGGCAGCACCTTCCGCGAACTCGACGTGCCGGCCGTGCTGGCGCGCCACCCCCAGGTCGTCCTGGTCGACGAGCTGGCCCACACGAACACCCCCGGAAGCAAGAACGCCAAGCGCTGGCAGGATGTCGAGGAGCTGCTCGACGCCGGCATCACGGTCATCTCCACCGTCAATGTCCAGCATCTGGAAAGCCTCAACGACGTCGTCGCGCAGATCACCGGCATCGAGCAGAAGGAGACGATCCCCGACTCGATCGTCCGCCAGGCGGCCCAGGTCGAGCTCATCGACATCACGCCCGAGGCGTTGCGCCGCAGGCTATCTCACGGCAACGTTTATGCTCCCGAGCGCATCGATGCGGCCCTGTCGAACTACTTCCGTCGCGGGAACCTCACCGCGCTGCGGGAATTGGCGCTGCTGTGGCTGGCCGACCAGGTCGATACCGCGCTGTCGAAGTATCGCGCGGAGAACAAGATCACCGACGTCTGGGAGGCTCGCGAACGCGTCGTGGTCGCCGTCACCGGCGGGCCTGAGTCGGAAACGTTGGTGCGGCGCGCTTCTCGCATCGCGTCGAAGTCCAGCGCCGAACTGATGGTGGTGCACGTGGTCCGCGGCGACGGCCTGGCGGGGCTGTCCGAACGCAGGATGAGCAAGATCCGCGAGCTGGCCAATAGCCTCGACGCTTCACTGCACACCGTCGTCGGCGACGACGTGCCCGCCGCCCTGCTGGATTTCGCGCGTGAGAACAACGCGACCCAGCTGGTGATCGGCACCTCCCGCCGGCCCCGGTGGGCGCGCATCTTCGAGGAGGGCATCGGCCAGACCATCGTCGAGCGGTCGGGGAAGATCGACGTGCACATGGTCACCCACGAGGAATCCAAGCGCGGGTTCAGGGCGGCGGCGCCGTCCCCCCATGAGCGGCGGGTGGTTTCGTGGGTGGCGGCCGTCGTCGTGCCGTCCGCGATCTGCGCCGTCGCGGTGACCCTGCTGGATCCGTATCTGCAAACGGCCGGCGAGAGCGCATTGTTCTTTGTCGGAGTGCTGCTCGTGGGGCTCCTGGGAGGCGTTGCGCCGGCGATCCTTTCGGCGGTGCTGTCCAGCCTGCTGTTGAACTACTTCCTGACCGCCCCGAGATACACCTTCACGATCGCCGAACCCGACGCCGCCGTGACCGAAGTCGTCCTGCTGCTCATCGCGGTCGCGGTCGCCGTCCTGGTCGACGGCGCATCCAAACGCACGCGGGAGGCCCGCCGTGCCTCGCAGGAGGCCGAACTGCTAACGCTGTTCGCGGGGTCCGTGCTGCGCGGCGCCGACCTCGAGACGCTTCTCGAGCGGGTGCGGGAGACGTACTCGCAGCGGGCCGTTTCCATGCTGCGCGAGCCCAGCGAGGAGGAGCGGGCCAACGGGCAGAAGAGCTACGTCGTCGCCTGCGTGGGCAACGATCCGTGCGACACCGTCGATTCGGCCGACACCGCGATCGAGGTCGGGGACGACGAGTTCTGGATGCTGTTGGCCGGCCGGAAGCTGTTCGCGCGTGACCGGCGGGTGCTCAGCGCGGTCGCCAAGC
This genomic window from Mycobacterium saskatchewanense contains:
- a CDS encoding DUF6611 family protein, coding for MRIIVPRHREPVVRQPTKTLPALPRWWSRLLDGAYQWGSFDATVGRYDVRHYRLIVYPPGTTTADRRLARMWRGWPATGAALGLLAILLLGGAAAPPDTVLRYAVLTYISIGALLFLRAGPPRVHVRSLSAILLPGSADAGERRKYAEWTLVVSMLTQADRALSNGAISLVEREAVWWEAYDRLGRIARG
- the kdpA gene encoding potassium-transporting ATPase subunit KdpA, whose translation is MSTTTAGIVFLAALVLALAAVHVPLGDYMYRVYTSEKDSYVERTIYRLIGVDARSEQTWGAYARSVLAFSSISILFLFGLQLVQGKLPLHLHDPATQMTPGLAWNTAVSFVTNTNWQAYSGESTEGHLVQMAGLAVQNFVSAAVGIAVAIALVRGFVRKRTGDLGNFWVDLVRGTFRILLPIAVIGAIVLVAGGAIQNFHLHDQVVTTLGGSQQTITGGPVASQEVIKELGTNGGGFYNANSAHPFENPTRWTNWLEIFLLLVISFSLPRTFGRMVGNTKQGYAIASVMATLYAISVTCMLWFQLQHHGTVPTSIGSAMEGVEQRFGIADSAVFADSTTLTSTGAVDSFHDSYTSLGGMMALFNMQLGEVAPGGTGSGLYGMLILAVITVFVAGLMVGRTPEYLGKKINPREIKLAGSYFLVTPLIVLTGTAIAMALPGERAGMLNTGPHGLSEVLYAFTSAANNNGSAFAGISVNTNWYNTALGLAMVFGRFLPIVLALALAGSLAKQGHTPESAGTLPTHRPQFVGMVAGVTVILVALTFLPMLALGPLAEGIHS
- the car gene encoding carboxylic acid reductase produces the protein MSSHACESLVQRRIVQLYGADEQFAAARRDDAITEAIDTPGLRLPQLVQTVMEGYADRPALGQRAVEFVRDAQTGRTSAQLLPKFQTITYAQLWDRAILVASALAGDPVCPGDRVCVLGFASADFITVDLALIRLGAVAVPLQAGAPVAQLRPIVAETEPAVIASSVENLTEAVELVLTGHAPTRLVVFDYQPQVDDQREAFDTAKGALARAGTAVNVETMADVLERGRLLPVAPAFISAQDDPLMLLVYTSGSTGAPKGAMHPERLVANSWRRSTRARWGQHSAGPSIILSFAPMSHAMGRGSVYGALGNGGTVYFVARADLSTFLDDLALVRPTELNFVPRIWEMLFQEFRSRLDGRASENIDRAALEAQVMAELRQNVLGGRFISATTGAAPMSDEMKAWVESLVGMHLVDGYGSTEAGSLFVDGQVQRPPVIDYKLADVPELGYFHTDRPHPRGELLVKSADIFAGYYKRPEVTAEVFDPDGYYRTGDIVAELGPDRLAYLDRRNFVLKLSQGEFVTVSKLETVFVQSPLIQQIYIYGNSQRSYLLAVVVPTEDALSRSLGGEAMKTLIGQSLRNVAKAAGLQSYEIPRDFIVETKPFTPENGLLTDVGKLARPKLKAHYGQRLEQLYTGLAENQANQLRMLRQTGAQRPVLETIGRAAGAILGAPTTDLRPEAHFTALGGDSLSALTFANLLRDIFDIDVPVGVIISPATDLQGLTDYIETARRATTKRPTFESVHGGPHNGEVIEVSASDLTLEKLIDEKTLAAASTLPRPSADARTVLLTGATGFLGRFLALEWLDRLGRANGRLICLVRAKSNEDARRRLDNTFDSGDPQLLAHYQQLASTHLEVLIGDKDKANLGLDQRTWQRLADTVDLIVDPAALVNHVLPYRQLFSPNVAGTAELIRIALTTKLKPYNYVSTIGVGTQIDPAAFIEDADIRRISPTRKLDDSYANGYSTSKWASEVLLREANDLCGLPVAVFRCSMILADTRYTGQLNVPDMFTRLMLSLVATGIAPASFYQLGADGKPQRAHYDGLPVDFIAESIATLGARVIDRNYETFHTMNPHDDGIGLDQYVDWIVDAGYPIQRIPDYQTWLQRFETALRALPDRQRQHSLLPLLHNYRRPEQPLCGSLAPTERFRAAVRDAKIGPDKDIPHITAAIIIKYITNLHRLGLL
- a CDS encoding DUF2254 family protein; translation: MPSPADNDTFTALTCIDWLGDCLRKMAPGLDAHPVHRDHRGITGVSSDQVSHDRLVQRACEKVRQASSGVPAMMIRQPEASTTSMEQTTDPQRGRVPIHQAAMNHRANVESVPEHSDRADVDRRHTALRALYERLNRPAAGPATKA
- a CDS encoding potassium-transporting ATPase subunit F, with product MSYENIVGLALSIVLALYLAGALLFPERF